A region from the Sulfuricurvum sp. genome encodes:
- a CDS encoding AarF/UbiB family protein, whose product MNSLYSPYRLWSVFRLLLSFYLLLKKREHFLGIPPLTPEKLAVTITELGASFIKLAQVLATRNDFFDEAYLNALKTLHDDLPPMRSTAYERVMAKAFPTLPFVRFNPQPIASASIGQVHEAWLDEDTKVAVKLRREGIEKRVRADIRILSIFNRLFKPLFSHTTRHSIESVIAEFSTMIVQECSLNQERMNLEKFSLMYADAGIIFPKSYGAFSCDDALVMSFEEGWRFDDRASILSRGFDIKSLIDKLVRFYTDQMLVKGYFHADPHPGNLLVNPEGKLVLLDFGMVKRVPNDTRIAIIELIRAANERDFEGYVSAAKRLGTVAYDAPAAELAEFTERMFDIFGNDALDSGSMQKLAFEVLEQTRNLPFKLPQEAIYILRVSAIVEGLGTTYIENFNGIKDILPILQRNIPRALGMKESIFEALIDEIKHIPDDIAAFRHLIRRASKGELQVELSPQQYELMKKELRDATAPLYIALVLLLGAVGSWMAGMSEIAYILLGAAMMRLWYR is encoded by the coding sequence GTGAATTCTTTGTATTCGCCGTATCGTCTTTGGAGTGTATTCCGGCTCTTACTGTCGTTTTATCTGCTGCTGAAAAAGAGGGAGCATTTTTTAGGAATTCCCCCCCTTACTCCTGAGAAGCTGGCAGTAACAATCACGGAATTGGGGGCAAGTTTTATCAAACTGGCTCAGGTATTGGCGACCCGAAACGATTTTTTCGATGAAGCGTATTTAAATGCGCTCAAAACACTGCATGATGATTTGCCTCCTATGCGTTCCACCGCATATGAGAGGGTGATGGCAAAGGCGTTTCCTACTCTTCCGTTTGTCCGTTTTAATCCACAGCCTATCGCATCCGCATCGATCGGTCAGGTACATGAAGCGTGGCTGGATGAAGATACCAAAGTAGCGGTAAAACTTCGGCGTGAAGGGATCGAAAAACGTGTTCGTGCGGATATTCGGATACTCTCAATCTTTAACCGACTCTTTAAACCTCTCTTTTCCCATACGACCCGCCATTCCATCGAATCGGTCATCGCCGAATTTTCGACAATGATCGTCCAAGAGTGCAGTCTGAATCAGGAACGGATGAATTTGGAAAAATTCTCTCTCATGTATGCAGATGCGGGGATCATTTTTCCGAAAAGCTACGGAGCGTTCAGTTGTGACGATGCATTGGTGATGAGTTTTGAAGAAGGGTGGCGGTTTGATGACCGCGCCAGTATCCTATCACGCGGTTTTGACATCAAATCCCTAATCGATAAACTGGTACGGTTTTACACTGATCAAATGCTGGTCAAAGGGTATTTCCATGCCGACCCTCATCCGGGGAATCTGCTGGTCAATCCGGAGGGCAAACTCGTATTACTCGATTTCGGGATGGTGAAACGGGTGCCGAATGATACCCGTATCGCAATTATCGAACTGATCCGTGCCGCGAACGAGCGGGATTTCGAAGGGTATGTGAGTGCCGCAAAACGATTGGGGACGGTAGCGTACGATGCTCCCGCGGCAGAACTTGCCGAGTTTACGGAACGGATGTTCGATATTTTCGGAAATGATGCCCTCGATAGCGGAAGTATGCAAAAACTGGCTTTTGAGGTATTGGAGCAAACCCGAAACCTCCCCTTTAAACTCCCGCAAGAGGCGATCTATATTCTGCGTGTGAGTGCCATCGTCGAAGGGCTCGGGACAACGTATATCGAAAATTTCAACGGCATCAAAGACATTCTCCCGATTCTGCAGCGTAATATTCCCCGGGCGTTGGGGATGAAAGAATCGATCTTCGAGGCGTTGATCGATGAGATCAAACATATTCCCGACGATATAGCTGCGTTTCGTCATCTGATCCGCAGAGCAAGCAAAGGGGAACTGCAAGTGGAACTCTCACCGCAGCAATATGAGCTGATGAAAAAAGAGTTGCGGGATGCAACTGCACCTCTTTATATTGCACTGGTTTTACTTTTGGGAGCAGTCGGGTCATGGATGGCAGGAATGAGCGAGATTGCCTATATCCTATTGGGTGCTGCTATGATGCGGCTTTGGTATCGATAG
- a CDS encoding diguanylate cyclase: protein MKENTKQKVLMVDDEPLNISVVAEILFHKYDLMVATNGEKALQIITSETKPDLILLDILMPGMNGFEVAKRIKENHNTSHIPIIFLTAKHDNESIVKGFELGAADYVSKPFQKEELLVRLKNTLQTFNLRNTLNRALEKSQSYAKTIEKQMALIDKNIIISSTDLNGKITEVSDAFCRVSGFKKEQLIGSNHRIVRHPETKTAKFVKLWETITQGETWCGELKNRGKNGSFYWLDTMIYPIFNELGEKIGYTAISQNITDKKRVEELSVTDQLTRLHNRMYLENSFHREIKRSKRYNYPFSVIMLDIDNFKEVNDTYGHDVGDRVLIAISAILSGHIRETDILGRWGGEEFLIICPHTNVSDASVLAEKLRSSIEEYPFETLGHKTCSFGISEFDLKDDDYKEVSKRADEALYSAKKNGRNRVVVFESMHE from the coding sequence ATGAAAGAAAATACTAAACAAAAAGTTTTAATGGTTGACGATGAACCGTTGAATATTTCGGTAGTGGCGGAAATACTGTTCCATAAATACGACCTTATGGTCGCAACCAATGGTGAAAAAGCTCTCCAAATCATCACTTCGGAGACAAAACCCGATCTCATATTACTCGATATTTTAATGCCGGGAATGAATGGATTTGAAGTGGCAAAACGGATCAAAGAGAATCACAACACCAGCCATATCCCTATTATCTTTTTGACTGCGAAACATGATAATGAAAGCATTGTAAAAGGATTTGAACTCGGTGCTGCAGATTATGTTTCAAAGCCGTTTCAAAAAGAAGAGCTGCTCGTCCGTCTCAAGAATACCTTGCAAACGTTTAATCTCCGGAATACGTTAAACCGCGCCTTGGAAAAGAGCCAATCGTATGCAAAAACCATCGAAAAACAAATGGCGCTCATCGATAAAAATATCATCATTTCTTCCACCGATTTAAATGGAAAAATCACCGAAGTCTCAGATGCGTTTTGCAGAGTATCAGGATTTAAAAAAGAACAGCTAATAGGCAGTAATCATCGAATCGTAAGACATCCCGAGACGAAAACGGCGAAATTCGTAAAATTATGGGAGACCATCACGCAGGGGGAAACGTGGTGCGGAGAGCTCAAAAACAGGGGTAAAAACGGCTCTTTTTATTGGTTGGATACAATGATTTATCCAATCTTTAACGAGTTGGGCGAAAAGATCGGATACACCGCAATAAGCCAAAATATCACCGATAAAAAGCGGGTTGAAGAACTCTCCGTTACGGATCAGTTGACACGGCTGCATAATCGCATGTATTTAGAAAACAGTTTTCATAGGGAAATAAAACGTTCAAAACGCTACAACTACCCTTTTTCCGTCATTATGCTGGATATCGACAATTTTAAAGAGGTAAATGATACCTACGGGCATGATGTCGGAGACCGCGTATTGATTGCGATCTCGGCCATATTGTCGGGGCATATACGGGAAACGGATATCCTCGGACGATGGGGCGGTGAGGAGTTTTTAATTATCTGCCCTCATACAAACGTTTCGGATGCATCGGTTCTGGCAGAAAAATTGAGAAGCTCCATTGAAGAATATCCGTTTGAAACCCTAGGCCATAAGACATGCAGTTTCGGTATATCCGAATTTGATTTAAAAGATGATGATTACAAAGAGGTGAGTAAAAGAGCGGATGAAGCCCTTTATTCTGCCAAAAAGAATGGTCGAAACCGTGTCGTTGTATTTGAATCCATGCACGAATAA
- a CDS encoding phosphate/phosphite/phosphonate ABC transporter substrate-binding protein gives MRTLITLFISTVLIVSLEARVLVFGVVPQQSPIELIKDWQPVIAYLENVTGEKVVLKIERSIPEFEKVLYSGGYDIAYMNPYHYVLAHKRQGYTAAVKDEKKVVGILVVRKNSGINDVSMLKGKQFLFPAPDAFAATLLTKYELLKKYGIDVNGEKKYRYVNSHDSVYKGIARGVGDVGGGVERTYNSLDDQETKESLTILYKTKGYPSHPIAFNPSLPAHIRTKITKALLEMPVQLVTSINMKHLVAVDDTSYDEIRDIAVALPLTQD, from the coding sequence ATGCGCACTCTTATCACTTTGTTTATCAGCACTGTTTTGATCGTTTCCCTTGAAGCAAGAGTATTGGTATTCGGTGTCGTTCCCCAGCAAAGTCCGATTGAATTAATAAAAGATTGGCAGCCTGTGATCGCCTATCTCGAAAATGTTACGGGTGAAAAAGTAGTACTCAAAATTGAGCGTTCTATTCCCGAATTTGAGAAAGTACTCTATAGCGGCGGATATGACATCGCCTATATGAATCCTTACCATTATGTGCTTGCCCATAAGCGTCAGGGGTATACTGCCGCAGTCAAAGATGAGAAAAAAGTTGTCGGGATTTTAGTCGTCCGCAAAAACAGCGGGATCAACGACGTCTCTATGCTCAAAGGCAAACAGTTTCTTTTCCCTGCACCCGACGCGTTTGCCGCGACACTGCTGACAAAATATGAGTTGTTAAAGAAATACGGGATCGATGTAAACGGAGAAAAGAAGTATCGTTATGTTAATTCGCATGATTCGGTTTATAAAGGTATTGCAAGGGGGGTAGGTGATGTGGGAGGCGGTGTTGAACGAACCTATAACAGCCTTGATGACCAAGAAACCAAAGAATCGCTCACCATTTTGTACAAAACGAAAGGGTATCCCAGCCATCCGATAGCATTTAACCCGTCTCTCCCCGCCCATATCAGAACAAAGATAACAAAAGCACTGTTGGAGATGCCCGTACAACTGGTCACATCGATCAATATGAAACATCTTGTTGCAGTGGATGACACATCGTATGACGAGATACGGGATATCGCGGTCGCACTTCCGTTAACACAAGACTAA
- a CDS encoding ATP-binding protein, whose amino-acid sequence MKLSFRYRFILSFLSIEIIFISLIVFFNFSSQAKLSRALIDEKIQTGITLFAEMAKTPLAVYDLGTLDDQAESFVHLKNVVALQVYDNQQRVISHATSDPTLDLDTFTDASNDIVRGDRAFRLKIFPIAIDGEVLGKAKILFEITESLHAIEKNRYLTFLLILIEISISSFVAYIIGRKLTNALNDLTSYAQSIAQDDDADAMEIGTKGDEISVLSDTLYLMQLRITERNTKLNEAVKKLKEDIVQRNELENKLIYEKSINKTLVDSANAIIAIIDRHGVMINLNPFGERFCGYSQEEVASEPYFWARFLHPEMQDKVFGIIQNAIDGNITESFQNSWTSKEGEERIFEWSNALVLDEDGEMQYVTTIGLDITEQRERQLELEKAKEAAEAAAKAKSDFLANMSHEIRTPLNGIIGLTELVLNTELEPKQRDFLEKSNISSHALLDVINDILDYSKIEAGKFDLEYKPFDLNSVMNNIMSLFEFQAHRKGVALTLDVTIKESVMIGDALRLTQILTNLVGNAVKFTESGTITIHVIQVDDNEECYTLKFSIEDTGIGMNLEAQGKLFQEFSQADTSITRQFGGTGLGLAISKQLVQMMDGDIGVESESGVGSTFFFTVKFGKMKSLPYQPSDEKILISKESLNGLRGARILLVEDNKINQVVVTGILEDMEIIVDVAANGMEALNRVATTLYDLILMDLQMPVMDGFEATKVIRAIPEYKEVPIIALSAAVMQKDKELTSDVGMNAHLSKPINSDLLIEMLVRWIEPKQRLVTESKTINKAGNTSESFEGIEGINTKELLERIGNDTERIKRYLLYFCDEYEMIDSKLTPEMTETESFKHTIHTLKGISGNLSMEKIFALSGAIESSNDSEQIKSLMPQLFESVGKMVRDIRTYYQDNVSAVSDTIYSEEEIAEFMERLIIDLEHSSIIQEERMTTLENMLYTICKEDVRQQVIKHLREYQYDEVLVILRNILGSMK is encoded by the coding sequence ATGAAACTCTCATTTCGATATCGCTTTATTCTCTCGTTTTTAAGTATAGAGATTATTTTTATATCGTTAATCGTCTTTTTTAATTTTTCCTCACAGGCCAAATTATCCCGCGCTCTCATCGATGAAAAAATTCAGACGGGGATAACCCTTTTCGCCGAAATGGCAAAAACACCTTTGGCGGTTTACGATCTCGGTACGCTTGATGATCAAGCCGAAAGTTTCGTACATTTAAAAAATGTTGTTGCACTCCAAGTTTACGATAACCAGCAGAGAGTTATTTCCCATGCAACGTCGGATCCGACGCTTGATCTTGACACTTTCACAGACGCATCAAATGATATCGTGCGGGGGGATAGAGCCTTTAGGCTGAAAATTTTTCCGATTGCCATAGATGGCGAAGTGCTTGGAAAAGCGAAAATTTTGTTTGAGATTACCGAAAGCCTGCATGCGATCGAGAAAAACAGATATTTGACGTTTTTACTCATCTTGATTGAGATCAGTATCAGTTCGTTCGTCGCATATATTATCGGTAGAAAACTGACGAATGCTTTGAATGATCTGACTTCGTATGCTCAAAGTATTGCGCAAGATGATGACGCAGATGCGATGGAAATCGGGACCAAAGGGGATGAAATATCGGTTCTCTCCGATACGCTGTACCTCATGCAGCTACGCATCACTGAACGTAATACAAAATTGAATGAAGCCGTCAAAAAGCTTAAGGAAGACATCGTTCAACGAAATGAGCTCGAAAATAAACTGATTTATGAAAAAAGTATCAATAAAACATTGGTAGACAGCGCCAATGCCATCATTGCGATTATCGACCGTCACGGAGTCATGATCAATCTTAATCCGTTTGGTGAACGTTTCTGCGGATATAGCCAGGAAGAGGTGGCCTCCGAACCTTATTTCTGGGCCCGTTTTTTGCATCCGGAAATGCAGGATAAGGTATTTGGGATCATACAAAATGCTATTGACGGAAATATAACCGAAAGCTTTCAAAACTCATGGACATCCAAAGAGGGCGAAGAGAGGATATTTGAATGGTCGAATGCCCTGGTTTTGGATGAAGACGGAGAGATGCAGTATGTAACGACTATCGGGCTTGATATTACAGAGCAGAGGGAACGTCAATTAGAACTCGAAAAAGCAAAAGAGGCGGCTGAAGCGGCGGCAAAAGCAAAATCGGATTTCTTGGCCAATATGTCTCATGAAATCAGGACTCCGCTTAATGGGATCATCGGTTTGACCGAATTGGTTCTGAACACCGAATTAGAGCCAAAGCAACGAGATTTTCTGGAAAAATCGAACATATCGTCTCATGCATTATTGGACGTTATCAATGATATCCTCGACTACTCAAAAATCGAAGCGGGCAAATTCGATTTGGAATATAAACCTTTTGACCTTAACAGTGTAATGAATAACATTATGAGTCTTTTTGAATTTCAGGCACACCGAAAAGGGGTGGCTCTAACTTTGGATGTCACTATCAAAGAAAGCGTCATGATCGGGGATGCTTTGCGTTTGACCCAGATTCTGACCAATCTGGTCGGAAATGCGGTTAAATTCACCGAATCCGGGACAATCACGATTCATGTTATTCAAGTAGATGATAATGAGGAGTGTTATACCCTGAAGTTCAGTATCGAGGATACGGGTATCGGGATGAATCTGGAGGCACAAGGGAAACTCTTTCAGGAATTCTCTCAAGCCGATACGTCTATTACGCGCCAATTCGGCGGGACAGGGCTGGGGCTGGCCATTTCCAAACAGCTTGTGCAGATGATGGACGGGGATATCGGAGTAGAGAGTGAATCAGGGGTCGGAAGCACCTTTTTCTTTACAGTTAAATTCGGAAAGATGAAATCATTGCCGTATCAGCCATCAGATGAAAAAATACTGATCAGTAAGGAGAGTTTGAACGGTCTGCGGGGTGCGCGTATTTTATTGGTAGAGGACAATAAAATCAACCAGGTTGTCGTAACGGGAATCTTGGAAGATATGGAGATTATTGTCGATGTCGCCGCAAACGGGATGGAAGCACTAAACCGGGTCGCAACAACGCTTTATGATTTGATATTGATGGATTTGCAAATGCCGGTAATGGACGGTTTCGAAGCGACTAAAGTGATCAGGGCCATCCCTGAGTATAAAGAAGTTCCGATTATAGCTTTGAGTGCCGCCGTAATGCAAAAAGATAAAGAGCTGACTTCGGATGTCGGTATGAATGCGCATCTCTCCAAACCCATCAACAGCGATTTGTTGATTGAAATGTTAGTTCGATGGATAGAACCGAAGCAGCGTCTTGTCACAGAGAGCAAAACGATAAATAAAGCGGGTAATACATCGGAGAGCTTTGAAGGGATTGAGGGGATTAATACTAAAGAGCTCCTTGAGCGGATCGGAAATGATACCGAACGGATAAAACGGTATTTACTCTATTTTTGCGACGAATATGAAATGATCGATTCCAAACTTACCCCCGAAATGACAGAAACGGAATCATTTAAACACACGATACATACATTAAAAGGGATCAGCGGGAATCTATCGATGGAAAAAATATTTGCACTCTCCGGAGCAATCGAATCGTCAAATGATTCGGAGCAAATTAAATCACTGATGCCGCAGCTTTTTGAATCGGTAGGAAAAATGGTTCGGGATATACGAACTTATTATCAGGATAACGTTTCGGCTGTATCCGATACCATCTATAGTGAGGAAGAGATTGCAGAATTTATGGAGAGACTCATAATAGATTTGGAACACTCTTCCATTATCCAGGAAGAAAGAATGACAACACTGGAGAATATGTTATATACTATCTGTAAGGAAGATGTACGTCAACAAGTTATTAAGCATTTGCGCGAGTATCAATACGATGAAGTATTAGTAATACTTCGAAACATATTAGGTTCCATGAAATGA
- a CDS encoding HD-GYP domain-containing protein: MKRVVRRVINHKYTAVNPNILIVGSVINFDCFIKRFGDYVIIIEAGTLITSELAHIINQNQDIYIAVHDMEKVKVYKTQFGEDEHSKELNQIRSVEEAMHSMFAVKEELKELKSLEKQITKAYQRTVDLMEAIFNEKSETLPLNALFVATEVLVDYLYSEEINVMPIVLPLMPHEYSTHHHSTNVAVFSIILAKTLGLPKADLLDVAYAGLLHDIGKIRIDRFILLKPASLEDDEYELIKRHSEYGFEILQNNGITNRKILDGVRFHHEKLDGSGYPEKLRGIRIPKFARIIGMCDVFDALTTRRTYRSNYSTYEALMLIKQEMAEQFDVRYTDTFIRLLASR, encoded by the coding sequence TTGAAGAGAGTAGTCCGAAGAGTTATAAACCATAAATACACAGCTGTCAATCCGAATATATTAATTGTAGGCAGTGTTATTAATTTTGATTGCTTTATCAAGCGATTTGGGGATTATGTCATCATTATTGAAGCCGGAACATTGATTACTTCCGAACTTGCCCATATCATTAATCAGAATCAGGATATTTATATTGCCGTACACGATATGGAAAAAGTAAAGGTGTATAAAACACAATTCGGTGAAGATGAACATAGTAAAGAGTTAAATCAAATTCGAAGTGTAGAAGAAGCGATGCACTCTATGTTTGCCGTTAAAGAAGAACTGAAAGAACTTAAAAGTTTAGAAAAACAGATTACAAAAGCATATCAAAGAACAGTTGATCTAATGGAAGCAATTTTCAATGAAAAAAGTGAAACACTCCCTTTGAATGCATTGTTCGTTGCTACAGAAGTATTGGTTGATTATTTATATAGCGAAGAGATCAATGTTATGCCTATCGTTTTGCCGTTGATGCCGCACGAATACAGTACGCATCATCACAGTACGAATGTCGCTGTTTTTTCAATTATTCTCGCTAAAACACTCGGTTTGCCGAAAGCAGATTTACTGGACGTCGCGTATGCCGGATTGCTTCATGACATCGGAAAAATTCGGATAGATCGGTTCATACTGCTTAAACCCGCTTCGTTGGAAGATGATGAATACGAATTAATTAAACGTCATTCGGAATACGGTTTTGAGATTCTCCAAAACAACGGTATAACGAACCGAAAAATATTAGACGGTGTCCGATTTCATCATGAAAAATTAGACGGCAGCGGATATCCTGAAAAATTGCGGGGAATACGTATACCGAAATTTGCCCGTATAATCGGTATGTGTGATGTTTTTGATGCCTTGACCACACGCCGTACATACCGTTCGAACTATAGCACCTATGAAGCACTTATGCTTATTAAACAAGAGATGGCGGAGCAGTTCGATGTCCGTTATACGGATACCTTTATTCGTCTATTAGCATCTCGATAG
- a CDS encoding flagellar hook-length control protein FliK has protein sequence MINLNTDARLNIILPNTNKALAEAIKNATPEQLSQLKEGKDIKSLLTSVFQDKITATKSDAVLLDILKNSAAFKNMGSLTDNLQSLLKELKTSPDLSPKIAVMEKFLKNIDLIDSKTLKTQMASSGVFMESKFAAALQKIPDLTQTFEQLRTLLTKSPLNEAKALHQQISTLLESPVLSTASHDLKSALVLTDTLKKVTENLHTLISKSDPLYSKEVSALAQKLDQLSAVQEIKTALSQLYGTLLSSNASDTNTLLDSIEKLLKNLDNAPSEELKTFTQNLKSAVKEGNITQELSQIITKLDAFTDPKTLVTDTFLKESMENDLKSNLLSLREELTQSSDPNAPKLLEQTDKLLAQIDYHQITSYIGSSNSIYIPFAWDQLEEGSMAFKKTSDKKFYCEINLRLKEYGELNLMMALYEGNQLEIQAHTEKPELKTLIHDNIGTLRSLLIDAGLTPRAIRVFEMKETQSPLKETYGSDTNGSDLGFEVKV, from the coding sequence ATGATCAATCTAAACACCGATGCCCGGCTCAATATCATCCTGCCCAATACAAATAAAGCCCTAGCCGAGGCGATCAAAAATGCCACCCCTGAACAGCTCTCACAGCTCAAAGAGGGGAAAGATATCAAATCCCTCCTCACCTCGGTTTTTCAGGATAAAATCACCGCAACAAAATCGGATGCCGTATTGCTCGATATATTAAAAAACTCTGCCGCATTTAAAAATATGGGGAGCCTCACCGATAATCTGCAATCGCTTCTCAAAGAGCTCAAAACATCTCCCGATCTCTCCCCTAAAATCGCCGTGATGGAAAAATTTCTCAAAAATATCGATCTTATTGACAGCAAAACGCTTAAAACGCAGATGGCTTCCAGCGGGGTTTTCATGGAGTCCAAATTTGCCGCCGCATTGCAAAAAATACCTGATCTGACCCAAACCTTTGAGCAGCTTCGCACTCTTCTCACAAAAAGCCCCCTGAATGAGGCAAAAGCCCTTCATCAACAGATTTCAACCCTTTTGGAAAGCCCTGTTCTCTCTACAGCGTCACACGACTTAAAAAGTGCCCTCGTCCTGACCGATACACTGAAAAAAGTAACCGAAAATCTCCACACACTGATCTCCAAAAGTGATCCGCTGTATTCTAAAGAGGTCTCCGCCCTAGCCCAAAAGCTCGATCAGCTCAGTGCCGTGCAGGAGATCAAGACGGCCCTTTCACAGCTTTACGGAACCCTCTTATCCAGCAATGCCTCCGATACGAATACGTTGCTCGATTCCATCGAAAAACTCCTCAAAAATTTGGATAATGCCCCGAGCGAAGAGTTGAAGACATTTACCCAGAATCTCAAAAGTGCCGTTAAAGAAGGAAACATCACCCAGGAACTCTCTCAAATTATCACGAAACTGGATGCATTCACCGATCCCAAAACACTGGTTACAGACACGTTTCTCAAAGAATCGATGGAAAATGATCTGAAATCCAATCTCCTCTCTTTGCGCGAAGAGCTCACCCAATCAAGTGATCCGAATGCTCCGAAACTGCTGGAACAAACCGACAAACTCTTAGCCCAAATCGATTATCACCAAATCACTTCCTATATCGGGTCGTCGAACTCCATCTACATCCCTTTCGCATGGGATCAGCTCGAAGAGGGCTCTATGGCGTTTAAAAAAACCTCGGACAAAAAATTTTACTGCGAAATCAATCTCCGCCTAAAAGAGTACGGAGAACTGAATCTGATGATGGCACTGTATGAGGGTAACCAGCTGGAAATCCAGGCCCATACCGAAAAACCGGAACTCAAAACCCTTATTCATGACAATATCGGCACCCTGCGGTCCTTGCTCATCGATGCCGGATTAACCCCCAGAGCGATACGGGTTTTTGAAATGAAAGAGACACAATCTCCGTTGAAAGAGACCTATGGCAGCGACACAAACGGTTCCGATCTGGGCTTTGAGGTGAAAGTATGA
- a CDS encoding EscU/YscU/HrcU family type III secretion system export apparatus switch protein, translating into MKKAVAMRYDPAKENAPRVVAKGQGVTAENIIKIAELHNLPIKKDEDLVEMLSKVELDREVPEKLYLAVAEVFSFIYKITNPR; encoded by the coding sequence ATGAAAAAAGCGGTCGCAATGCGTTATGATCCGGCAAAAGAAAACGCCCCCCGCGTCGTCGCAAAAGGGCAAGGGGTCACTGCCGAAAACATTATCAAAATCGCCGAGCTTCACAACCTGCCGATCAAAAAAGATGAAGATTTAGTAGAGATGTTGAGCAAAGTGGAGCTGGACCGTGAAGTTCCGGAAAAGCTCTACCTCGCAGTGGCGGAAGTGTTTAGTTTTATCTACAAAATCACGAATCCTCGATAA
- a CDS encoding YcgN family cysteine cluster protein — translation MKQQETAPFWETKTLEELTPVEWEALCDGCGLCCLNRLQDEDDDTAPIYLTRVACHCYDIKAGKCSDYENRFKRVEGCMGLNVERAAQYDWLPETCAYRLRHLGKPLPSWHPLITKDPLSVRPYGMHALDPILESDDIELEDYIVDEVIEDS, via the coding sequence ATGAAACAACAAGAAACCGCCCCCTTTTGGGAAACAAAAACCCTCGAAGAACTGACCCCTGTCGAATGGGAAGCACTCTGTGACGGATGCGGGCTGTGCTGTCTGAACCGTCTGCAGGATGAAGACGACGATACGGCTCCCATCTATTTGACACGTGTCGCGTGCCATTGTTACGATATTAAAGCAGGAAAATGCAGCGATTATGAGAACCGTTTTAAACGGGTAGAGGGGTGCATGGGGCTCAATGTCGAACGTGCGGCCCAGTATGATTGGCTGCCTGAAACGTGTGCGTACCGCTTGCGCCATCTGGGCAAACCGCTTCCCTCATGGCATCCGCTGATCACCAAAGATCCCCTTTCGGTTCGCCCGTACGGGATGCATGCGTTGGATCCGATTTTGGAAAGTGATGACATCGAGTTGGAAGATTATATCGTCGATGAGGTTATCGAGGATTCGTGA